A window of Rhipicephalus microplus isolate Deutch F79 chromosome 8, USDA_Rmic, whole genome shotgun sequence genomic DNA:
CTGGTGAGTCCAGCACGTCTTACGCGCTTTCAATAGCGCAAGTATTGGCGCGATATTCAAGCCTTACACGTGTACCACCTCTGATGacgtgtggggtctacggacccagaagaccagcgaagggccgtccggcagctcgaggtcgcactggcgctgcaaaggcgaaagggggacaccctcagtaacccgagcggcgacggggcacgaaggccttgaggtctaggcccgcgtgacattaggacttctagtgtaacgtgagatagggtgaaccccacgccctgcgcggccggagggaatcccgcatgctggaacccaataaagtttattctctctctctctctctgatgacTTAACtgtgatgataataataatgtgTTCCTCAAATATTGAGTTAGCCTTGTACTTCTATATTTAATTGATTCGGATACACGGATACaaaaggacacagaggaaagagagagagagcaagctggcaagtGCTACCAGGAGGGGCACAACGGCTGCTCACTTTTTCGggaggaaaaaagaaacagaagagagaaagaggagagggaagcaaaaaagaaataatgacgAAGACTTAGACAAGCATAAGTAAAAAAGTTCGACTTGAAACAAGTGACCAGGTCTGTTTGGTCCATAAAACAAAGTATAGCACGATGGGCCTGTTCGCTTACGGAAGCAGTATCTCTGGGGACAGGTAATCGTTAGGGCCTGCATTTGAGCCCCTGGAGTTTAgattccttaatcagcaaagtCCGCTGCACAGAAAATGCAGGACAGTGCACTATGAGCTGCTAAAATGTTTCTCAGGAGCCACAAGCAGCGCACAATGAACTGTCAACACGCCCTTTTCGATGTAATCATTTGCACACCAGCACAGAGCCAACtcctcatttcatttcatttcattttattacctcaaaGACCCCTTAAAatgggtattacataaggggtgggaatacATTAGTACATAATTTGCTTAATGCATAactaaacacaagaaagaaaaatacatgCGCTAAAGTACGTAATTTACATGACATGTAACTCAACACGAGAAAAATACAGAAACATACATGGGCTAGGGTGTTACATACGTCGGAAAAAGTACAATAAATAATACATCAGCGCTAGTTCGTTTACATAACAGCCCTCTTGGACGACAAGGCAAGCCGAGGCCACGAACACGGCGAGGGAATGATGCGTTTCCTAGACGTcggtctgggtgctgctttaggaggtgtcgaTGTATGAGCAGACGAGCGTTGCCCATCGTACGTTGCATTCCCGTACAGTCACATTCATCGTGGTAGCACGACAAAGCAAGGTGACCCACTTCTTCGTTGCCCGCAATGCCCAGATGCGGAGGCACCTAtactgtgcagctaggcatacctCACGTGAGAGATTAATGTTGGCGAATTATATTATTGTGCGTAAACTAGGAATGCTGGTCTCCTTGCAAATGATTCGGCTGTGGGCAGCATGAGAGTCGGTAAGGATAGCAACCTTCGATGCTGGTGACCCATCTTGCACGTACCTAaatacgattgattgattgatttgtgaggttcaacgtcccaaagccaccataagattatgagagacgccgtagtggagggctgcggaaatttcggccacctggggttctttaacgtgcacccaaatctgaccacacgggcctacaacatttctgcctccatcagaaatgcaaccgccgcagccggcatttgatcccgcgacctgcgcgtcagcagccgagtaccttagccactagaccaccgcggagggttGTACTGAAAGACCATATCAATCGTTGAAAGCTTGACTGCCACTGACGAGGAGGGGTGCGGTATTTCGAACAACCACCTGATAGCGTttgaagggcagaagaaagctgcagaagTGATCACGCCATTTCTGCATACAGTAGCGTCCATATATACTTGTAAATAGTCTTCGAATTTTTCGAATAAATGTGAATGGGCTAAGTGGCATAGTTCCGAAACAAGCTGGTCACACTTTTTCCGTATTACTGTTTTCACTGATGGGTAAGGAAGGTACATTAGTGGTGCTCTTTCGATGTAGCCTTGCGGAGCCCTGTGTTTTGCGACATTGTTCCTGTAAGATGCCTGTAAAGCACAACATAATTTAAGGAAGGAAGCCGAAAGTTGTGAATTAAATAACGAACTAACCCGAGGAAACGTTTATTTTACATGTATAAACAAGAACCTATTAGCTACAGATGTGCAACAGACTTGCACCAGCCAATATTGCCTTAACGCGTTATGATCACTGTGAAGCGTGACTGCGTGCAtgatagccccgccgtggtggtctagtggctaaggtactcggctgctgacccgcaggtcgcgggttcgattcccggctgcggcggctgcatttcagatggagacggaaatgttgtaggcccgtgtactcagatttgggtgcacgttaaagaaccccaggtggtcaaaatttccggagccctccactacggcgtctctcctaatcaaaggtggttttgggaggttaaacgccacaaatcaatcaatcaatctgcgtGCATGATCTctcttctctctccctttctctatCTTTACACTACCGCACTCTTTTCCCATGCGTAGCGTATCAGTCCCCCTAGACTGGTTAAGATCTTTGGCTCTCTTTCCTCTTCCCTCATTCGTTCCTAATAACTTTGCTCATATTTACGTGTATTGTCGTCGTACACCCAACAATGGTCGACTTTAGAAAGTGAGGTGTTTCCTGAAATAGTCTTGAAGGAGAAGGTGATGCAGTTACAGATAAATATAACTATCGTTTAGAGTGTGTGCGTGTTGTGCTAGAGCCTGTTTTCCAATTGCAGTTTCAGTAACAACCCAGAAGCCGAAAAAACTGGGGAAACCGTGGTTCTCCAAAAGAAAATGGAAGCCATGGCGCAGGGGCTGCAAGTACTGGCTTATGCATGGTGCATGCTGCCAAGAGGTCTGGCTTGTTTTCGAGAAGAGTTCTCGAGGGAAGACGCGACGGCTACTTGTTTACACTGGATGTCGCTACGACATGTACAGAATATTCGCATACGATTTTTCTTCACGAAAATGTTACGGTAAGTTAATCGAATTTTATTCTTTTAAGAAATTGTTTTCGTATGCATATTGATAGGAAATTATAAATAACTTTTGTTTCGAATGCTAAATACTTTCTCTGGTCTTCCGTCTTCAGAGAATGAATTTGTTCACAATTTACTATTCACTTCCGAAGATCCCGGCTGAATGTTACAAGTTAAAGGGGTTCAACAAAATAAGTATATCATATTTCAGAACTAGACGCAATGATACAGCCAGAACGTATAAAAGAAAAATAACTCTTTTAAATGAAGGCTTCGTTACCAATACAACTTTACAGTTTAATCGAAAGAAACAGGTTATCTTATAATTCTACTGACGAAGCGGGGAAATTTCTTTTATCAGAAGCATTTCGGGAGCCCTTCTTTTGGGAAAACCTGGGCAATCGAAGGTTGCAGTATGTGTTTCCGACGTAATTTCTTTCTTTGTCTCCTTTTTTCCTATGTTGATTTCTTACTTATTTTACTATCGGCCTTTTTCTAAAAGAAGCGAGAAAGATTCGATTTATTCGGGGCGCGGCGCGATTACACTCCTACGGATTCAACATCGTGCTTAATCCCTTACGTACCGGTGACGACGTCGAAACATGAAGGCATGCATAACAAAAAAGTACAGCATTGCGAAATACTGAATGAAGTGTGGTGAATGATCGAAGCGATATGCAAGCAACTGCTCACTGCCTACTTGTGCATGAAGGACACATAATTGATCATCAGAGAGCAGTCATACAAACAGCCACTTGTGCGACGCACCGTCGATAGCTGCATATATTGATTTGTTGCATCAAAAAAATTTTCGCGTACGACAAAATATTCAGTAGTACTCGCTGTTTGACTGTGTGTCTGTATGAACAGTCAGTTTAGTTGGTGTTAAAATGTTTATTAGCTTTAGCAAGAAGTGCATTGACACTGGGCTGTATTCCTCACGAATAAACACAGATGAGTTCCCGTCTCGTCTatgtgttttttctttatttcagtgTGATCTTGATTTGGGGACATGATTGACTGTTGAATTCGGAAAAAATGTGTATTGATATTTGTAACTCACTAGAAAATTCGCTTGCACGTTTCGATGCACACCAGACGCAAACATTTCTGTAGACTTACCAACAGTTAACGATGTCATGTCGGTTCAAACGAGCGCGGCCGagcaaaaaataaacatttttctGAATaactaatgagaaaaaaaagggaatgtAGAGACAAGTGCATATTTCATTATTATTCCAAACCTACTCGATTCCGCGGGGTAAAACGAGAGGCTCAAGGAAGTTCTTTTTGtgaataaaagttttttttttaagggggtGGGAGAGGATGTACTTTAATCATATGGCTGCTTGTAGAAGGGCTGATTTACAGCGAAATTGAACATTTCCAGGTGTATCTGCAGTGTTTCGGTGTGCACCATGATAACGTACACTGTATTCGTGAGAATCGCAAAAGAATGTTTGTAGAAGCGAGTGAAAGGAAATTGTCGTTAGGCGCCAACATAATATTTCGGTCCTGGTACGTATAAAAGTAGTGGAATGTCATAAAACAATCAATACTACAAGGTCGTATATACATTGCGATAACAATGTGATCTTACATTCTTATATGATTCTTGCTGTTCTTTTTTAGAATTGAAAAAACGCCCACGTGCCCAAGGACAGCAGCCAAGCGAAAAAGAGTTGGAACTACTTCGTGATAGAAAACGAGGATGTCAACACAAAACCTCAAATTCAGCGAACGCACCATCCACCCTACCCGAAAAACCGGCCCCGTCAGGAATGCCCCCCAAACCAAGCATACCTAGCCAAATCTCGGAACCCACCAAGCATCCCACAAACACTACACAAAGGAATGCCTTGAAGTCAACACTACAAAACGAAACATTCAAGTCAGTAGCACCAAAGAATCAAGCCAAGCCCACCTGATTAAATGAACAGAATTCCCTGAAACATGCGTTATAGGTGAATGCCACGCAACTAAACAGGGCCCAAATCTCTAACATTAACCATGTGACGTGAGGACAATCTAATCAAGATAGGAACACCTTCACTAAAGTGGCCGTTTTGGTGTAGTAAAAGGTGATGACCAGTACCACTTCTGAGTACCATCAAACAAATAGCCGGAAGATCGtataataacaaaaacaaaagagcTCGTACTTTGTTGCCTATTTTAGATCAAATAATTGCACTCATTAGCACTTTCCTTTCATGCACACGCACAGCATAACATTTTCTTAAAGCCTCATAAACATGAACGCCTAAGGAGCATGAGAAATCGAATACACTGAATCTTCTTTGATGGAAGTATATGCAAAAGaaagataaaataaataaaagcgaGGAATGTGAAGTATACTTCCTTTCCACGTGCTGACTTAAAGGTGGAGTCAAGAATACTAAGCTCGAAAGCTGCACTGAGGCCCATCTAGTAGAAAACTATTTTCTGTTATTACACATCAAGATCTAGAAAAGCAAATTTCAAAAAACGTGTTCTCTGGAAATTTACTCAGATTGGTCCAGGGACACTTCACAGCTTTAGAAAATGTCATTGGCCTCTTCCTTCCTTACAATAACTCATCTTCAAAAGTTCCAAATGTGGACCGAGCTAAAGCAATACACATCACGTTTTGCTATGTTTTTTTCTCCAGTTGTCCATATACGTTTTATTCAGAGGTAAGCCTGTCTAATTAGAAGAGGCGAGCCTCATTCAAGTGTTGTCGTGTGCCCGCTAAGCAAGCGAAAACAAAATGCGCCTTCATGTACGTGTAGAAAACCAAACAGTTGCCACAGATGTCTGAGCACACAGATTCGCTTCATTCACAGATACAAGATTGAAGCCTATTAAGCGTAATCAGTCTTGTCAGACTCCTTGTTCATACATCTCTAGACGTGCCTACGTCCATAAAATGTGGATAAGTTGTTCACGTCTTCAATGGCAGTTCACCAAATTCACACTGAACGCTCTAATTGAGATTTTTTCCATAAAATTGGCATGCCTCTCAGCAATGTTTTCCTCTTTACAAGGTGCCCGTCATCAAACAGAGAAGCAGTACATTTCGTGACCGAATAGACTCAAGCAGCCACGGTGAAATGCTCGATCAATTATTCAATTCGAGCACACAAGTACTGTGAGCCTTCATTCAGAACGCAGCATTAAAAGGTTCTCTTTATTACGTTTCCCACATTTGTATGCAAAATGAACTAAGATAATACTGCTATAACTGTCTTCCTTGCGTATTTCTTTTAGATAGAACAGTTGAGAATGATTTTGTTTCTCTaccaaaaagaagacaaaaaattggccccggatCTGCTTGGTCAAATGCCACCGAAAgaggatagtcttgcgtctggagagagtgaacaaaacatttatttgacattatgcgcaagaaaatcggtgataggtattctgaaggcactgcgttagagtgcctcgagcgtgcagtggaggcgaacgaacgcatcgaggcacgttagaagCGAACGCCATCTaccagttatctttgaaaacaaaggaagacatgcgcgcctgcggagaaaggtgcgtgccattctcggaggcgataaggtgtacaacgcaaagcgacgggtaggtgccaccaccgtgtcgtttcagCAAAGCGATGACAACACGTGCCTTTTTGAGaaccgcgttgcactgtcagtgcagcgtgtgtaacgctacagtccttagagttacttgtgcgtgccttctgtagtataaaggcacacatacaaaacatcggcgTGTTggtatggtacctcagatatgcgcaatgattgtttTTCaagtgacaatcgcacaagtatgaacgctgaatctcgagcaatattggtgggcgccgcGGATGGAGTGCGCCATTTGAGGTAttgttaaaagtggacaaacagacaaatgtatgtacagacagacagacagacatacagacagacagacagacagacagacagacagacagacagacagacagacaggcagacagacaggcaggcagacagacagacagacagacagacagacagacagacagacagacagacagacagaccaaaatttttcgtcgaaggtccccaagaaatactatcgtcttcaaaacaaGTGATGCCACGTTCACACTTTAGCGTTGTTTGCGACCAGACCTAGTTAACGACATATTTTAAATTATACTAATAAAGAGTAAACACAAATACTCGAGGCTATTGCTGACAACAATCTTTATTTAAACTTTAATATAAACCGTGCACGCAATCGTCACGGTAAACAAAGGCGTTATCATTTCAAAGCACGTTATTTACAGGATAAATAAGCCACCGACGTTATAAATTTGACAGTCTACTGTTATCAGTTTTATAGCATACTTGATAGTGCCTACCTGTCGTATAGTTCTGCAAAAAGATCATGCTTTTAGCAGCTACATTATGCTAGAAAGCAGAACGCAATTTTAgctaaaggtaaaaaaaaaaacgattgggGGCACTCTGGTGGAACAGGAATCTTGCATATTTTTTGCAAATATTTGTCTTTCAAATATGCAAGACATTTTTTGCTTTGGTACACATTCTGGTATGAAACAGAATCGAATCTAACTGAAAAGCAAGTACTATTTAAAATGGCATAGCACCGCACAGAGCGCGCACTGAAGCTGTAGCCAACAACTGCGCTTCATTGTTGTAATTGTGTGGTCATTGCTATCGCCTCCGAGGACAGGTGTGCTTTCGTCACAATACCATAGGGTCTCCTTCGTCTTTCTTGAACTTTTTCTCTATTGCTTGGAGTTGTTAGACCTTGCGAATTCTCGGTTGCAAAACAATGATCACGAACCCCCGTTGCCTCAACTGCAACGCTGCGGAACCTCTTTTGACGTCTAATAAGCGTCAGTATATAGTACTCCCCACTTTCGGCCCGTGGCCACATGCAATTCTTGCCTACGCAAGACCGAGCTCATGACAGCCAATGACCTAGAACTGTTACGTTTTCTAAGGAGAAAGTCATACAGACGTAGCAATGAAAAAAAGTAGACTTTCATTGTTGGCGGAGTCAAGCAAAGTTTCGGGAAAAATAATTGCCCTACGACACCACTATGTGACACCATCAGGATGTCACAGGTTGCCGAAATCGATAGCAGGATGACGTCAATTCTGCTTTATCTAACCTGACGTCACATGCTAACGTTCTCAGAACACAGTCTTTTGGTCAAAAGTGGGCCCTTCAATAAGGGAGTGCAAATCAACTAGAAGTGAGagattttgggggggggggagggggagggtcaCACGGACGATAGAGAAGATGGATTTCGCCTTCGAGCAATACAAGGCGAATGCAAAAAATGACCCAGTGAAGTTTGTTTTTTGTGGGTGACTATTGTAACCCCAGCCATGAATTTCCAAGTTGCATTCGCTACGGGGGCCAGCACCTCACGGGCACTGGATCGTGCAAGGCGAGAAATCCCGCCGCAAAACAATGCAGTCCACCACTTCAGAAGAGAAAGTTTTCTACCAAAGAGGACTTTCCCCTCTCGGCAACACCCACCGATCTACGTCTGCGTGGTCCTCCGGAGCCATTGAAGAGGGCAGCACGACATCGCGAGACACGGAGCTGAAGGCTATGCGGAAAGAGGTAAAGCAGTTCAGGGAGTCCCTCTCCATCTCTATCCTAACTTTCACTCAGACTACAATTCCCCACTAAAGAAAGGAGGCCTGCTGAGAACTCAGCCCAACCCATAGACCTGGAAGCGACATTTTGGGATCTCGCCAAAATCTTACTAGCCAGAATCACTGAGCGCATTATGGCGCAAGTCACTGCGTCGTGGCATATTACGATAGAAACTACTATTACCCGTGCAATGAAAAATGTCCTCTCCAGCATCATCACAAAGGTGGAAGAGCATTCAGCTGATCTTAAATCTGGAATTAATTATAAACACTCTGGAAGAAATCTTCGGCAGATGAATTGCCATCATAGTACTTCATAAAGAGGGTCCAGCGTTGTAAACCTTCCTTTAAAAAAGAAATGGAAGGTCATTCCGCAGCAGAACATGTGCACCTGGCCAAACAACCAGAACCCCAGAGCCCTCCTCTCAAAACCTACTTCGTAAGCCCTCTCAAAAGCCCCAGCTCCATGATCTGCAAACCAAGGAGATGCTCCCTCCTGAAAACATCTAAAAATGGATTCAACAGGCATTGCTGGGGTGATTCTTACACCCTCCGTGACCACCATTTGGGCGCCAAAGTACCGAGACCAGTATGGCACTTCGTGCTTATTTTGTTACGGCCCAATCCTGGACGTAGCTGCATCACGCTTACTGTGGACCAGCATTGGTATACAATTAAGCTATCGTGTTTACCTTCACGCAACAGGCCTCAGGCCTCGCCGACCAGCCGACTCTTACCACTGAATTCGTGGACCTCACCTCTGTTCCCTACTGCACTTCACACGCGAAGCAAACCTGTATGTGTATTTATGAATCAAAAGTTATGCCTAGGAGCAGATTTTCAGTGCTGACTAATGAGTGACaaagtggtgcacagttgcataCAATATTTATTGGTCATGAGTGGTACGATGCCTCAAGTTGTGAATTTAGTTTTGCCTACATTATTTCTGCTATGTGTTATCAGATTTAGCCTGACGTTGACAAAGACCACATCTGCGCACGCTCACCTGGTGGTTGTGCGTTGTTTCCAGTAATACCAAATCAATTGTAGATCATCTTAAGATGCCATATGCTGCACGAACCAGTGGTGCAATACAAGGCGATGATTGCCTTTAATCATTATCGTCATCTTCATCGTAATAGTCATCACGCACGGCGCACGACGACACCGCCAATAGACAAGCCTCCaaattaagaagcttcgcccctaaaattcagCCAGCTTTCTTCGGCAATCTGCTTGGCAAAGGCTGATGAAACAGTGGAGCTGGTGCCTTGTTGTTGTATTGAATGAAATGGTTTCAATGAACTGCAGTGAAGTAAGAATGAAGTGAGTGACTGACGTAGAGAAGTGGCGGGAGTATTAGTAGGTATAGTGGTGAGTTGCGCAACTAGTGTGAATGGTGGAAGGGGGAAACATACCTGTAGTGCGATTCACCTACCTTTTGTGGATAAATCCCACTACGATCTACGATGGGCacagtacactctaaaaaaagagcgagtaaaaagggtgtctttttgtcccacaacaataatcgtcatctatattgcgttccatccttgcgctatcgctccgggcccggtacattccggtcacgatcgacatgcctactatcagggttacattgcattcttgataggaaagtggccagcgccgatttttcaagaaaggaagcgcatgaaagcctgatgacgattattgttgtgggacaaaaagacaccctttttgctCGATAGTTTTTTAGAGTGTACATGGAAGGCTCGACCAAGAACAGCTTTGCTGTCATTAACAGTCATGGGCCCCTTGAATAATTCGATCCGTAAGCAGCTTCTCCGTAATCTTCCGAGTCAATGGGCTTATGCTTCCCCATTTCCATCAGAAAGGATTCTGTTCGTTGCGTagcatttcgctagcttcaggaAGGAACGCAGTGCTGGCTTTCTCCAGATCACGTGTTCCTGCCCAGTCTCCCTGATTCACTGACTTTTTCCCGCGCGACGCTGGTCTCTGAGCACAGCATCACGATGACGTAACattgacgtcacgatgacgtcaaAAACTTCGGCGCTCTATGGCGTCGTGATGACGTTGACTTCACCGTGTGATGATAAATCTCCTCATTGCTCATGCTAAAGCTGCCGATGCGATATGCCAACTGCACGCACGGTTTAATGTCGCCTTTGAGAAGGCATTTAGGGTTTTCATTTTATTAATAGACAATAAGCCACTTGGATACTACAGGCTTTAGGAGCTCTTTTTTCCTAAAGCACATTTTAAGGTCTAAAAGCTATTTATATTTTTCGTACCTTACTTACACGATGCAGATAATACTAATGTGAGGGCCGAAGTTTTTCATCTGTAGAATTGCTGTTTAGCCTTGTAAAGGTGGCTTTGCGTCACAGAATCTCTTCACGTAGCTGCAGTCGCAAGCATGTGCAGTGGTACACTTGAGTAGGAAACACGCATCTCCACTACGTCAGAGACACAAGCAAGCGTTTGTAATGCGCTCTTCGTACTCATATACTTCGTATTCTTCATGCTCTACAAAGTACGTAGGAGAAACTTGAAGCCCTTGTTTTTTAGCTCTCGAGATGACGCACAAGTCTCCTCACAGCTAACGTACATTTGCAAACTTATGCTTGTGCTGTTGTTACGTTGGAAGCGACGTAAGAAGAATCCACGAAAACTGTCTGCAAAGCACTCTTTCTTCTTGCttcgagatgttttttttttgtatggcagAAACAAAACTGCTGCTTTGATGTGTGTACTTCACGTGAACGAAGAAGTCTGTTTGCTGGTCGAGTGAATGTGCGTAAGgatgatattgtgtaaaaaaactGAGATGAAGGACATGCAGAGGTCCTATACAATAGGTGGAGCCGCATGTATCCAGAGCAATTTCACCTTGCCAAGTAGATAAATGGCTTCTCGAAGTTGAACTCTTTTCTGGTACAGTATCAGTCACTATAGTGTCTTTACAAAGACACACATACATAACAAATACGTACAGAATGACGCAAGCATACGTTGATAAAGAAAGCTATCTACTTCTAAAGTAAAGATCGCGAACACTAAATCTGTTTGTTTGAAATAGTCTTGCTGAATCCCTGACTATATGGAAGTGTTTACTTCAAAGCTAAATTTTGGCACGTCCCTATCACTATGTTCAAATGTTCTGCGGGGTCACATCGTTATACTCCGCGTTCCGCGCAAATACACGATGCCCCACCTCGGCGTCTATATGAACTTCTTCCGGCAAAGCAATGCCATCGAAAATCAGCAAGTTTTCCGACCGGCAAGTCGGACCCACACACCCTACGCAGAAATCGCGTGTTTTACCAATATGACATGCTAATACCTAAACGACTTCGTCACAGTGCCTTTACTGACGCATTGTGAGACAAAAAGTTACAATTACAGATGCCCCATACGAAGCAGATAGTGAGAATCGCACCAGCTGACATAGCATGTGAACTGCTCAACAgatcagcagttttttttttttttcacgaaaaggCCCAGCCGTAATTAATTATCATTACCAGCACGAACAAAGAATGTAGCTTCATAGGTGTGCGTATTGTTTAAAAAAGAAGTAGCGCGTACATTGAATCTTCAAAGAAAagcgaaatttgtttttgtgtttacTTCGCAACAGCACTTCAGCAGTCATTCAAGAAGTTTTATTTGCACACAGAAGTTTCTTTCCTCACGGCACAGCCAAGATACATACCTAAAAAGCCAACAAGAAGGCAATGTGAACGGGGCCCGGAACTTTGAGTTTCACTCTTGAATGTGAAAGTTAAGCACTCTTCAACTACATGAAAAGGCGAGGA
This region includes:
- the LOC119164433 gene encoding uncharacterized protein LOC119164433 isoform X1, translating into MCYALALCFLLGTHFVPLHLASSLTKGTQATYKKCLTEATVENCETILLSWSYNNETNECEKGFVCYDCLNRFDTFDTCFLNCNTVSVTTQKPKKLGKPWFSKRKWKPWRRGCKYWLMHGACCQEVWLVFEKSSRGKTRRLLVYTGCRYDMYRIFAYDFSSRKCYELKKRPRAQGQQPSEKELELLRDRKRGCQHKTSNSANAPSTLPEKPAPSGMPPKPSIPSQISEPTKHPTNTTQRNALKSTLQNETFKSVAPKNQAKPT
- the LOC119164433 gene encoding uncharacterized protein LOC119164433 isoform X2 — translated: MTCTISGTQATYKKCLTEATVENCETILLSWSYNNETNECEKGFVCYDCLNRFDTFDTCFLNCNTVSVTTQKPKKLGKPWFSKRKWKPWRRGCKYWLMHGACCQEVWLVFEKSSRGKTRRLLVYTGCRYDMYRIFAYDFSSRKCYELKKRPRAQGQQPSEKELELLRDRKRGCQHKTSNSANAPSTLPEKPAPSGMPPKPSIPSQISEPTKHPTNTTQRNALKSTLQNETFKSVAPKNQAKPT